From a region of the Brachionichthys hirsutus isolate HB-005 chromosome 9, CSIRO-AGI_Bhir_v1, whole genome shotgun sequence genome:
- the mob3a gene encoding MOB kinase activator 3A, with translation MSITLKQVFNKDRTFRPKRKFEPGTQRFDLHKKAQASLNAGLDLKHAVQLPHGEDLNDWVAVHVVDFFNRINLIYGTISDSCTDQTCPVMSGGPKYEYRWQDEHKYKRPTALSAPKYMSLLMDWIEVQINNENIFPTNVGTPFPKSFMQVAKKILSRLFRVFVHVYIHHFDRVSQMGAEAHVNTCYKHFYYFVTEFNLTDHKELEPLKEMTSRMCI, from the exons ATGTCCATCACTCTGAAGCAAGTGTTCAACAAAGACAGGACATTCCGGCCCAAGCGCAAGTTTGAGCCCGGGACGCAGCGCTTCGACCTGCACAAGAAGGCCCAGGCGTCTCTGAACGCGGGGCTGGACCTGAAGCACGCCGTGCAGCTGCCCCACGGCGAGGATCTCAACGACTGGGTGGCCGTCCACGTGGTTGACTTCTTCAACCGCATCAACCTCATCTACGGCACCATCAGCGACTCCTGCACCGATCAGACGTGCCCCGTCATGTCCGGCGGGCCCAAGTACGAGTACCGCTGGCAAGACGAGCACAAGTACAAGAGGCCGACGGCGCTGTCGGCCCCCAAGTACATGAGTCTCCTCATGGATTGGATCGAGGTACAAATCAACAACGAGAACATCTTCCCGACCAACGTCG GTACTCCGTTCCCCAAGAGCTTCATGCAGGTGGCTAAGAAGATTTTATCTCGTCTCTTCCGGGTCTTTGTCCACGTCTACATCCACCACTTTGACCGCGTGAGCCAGATGGGGGCCGAGGCTCACGTCAACACCTGCTACAAACATTTCTACTACTTCGTCACTGAGTTCAACCTGACCGATCACAAAGAGCTGGAGCCTCTG AAAGAAATGACTTCTCGGATGTGTATCTGA